A single window of Periplaneta americana isolate PAMFEO1 chromosome 14, P.americana_PAMFEO1_priV1, whole genome shotgun sequence DNA harbors:
- the LOC138712970 gene encoding protein lethal(2)essential for life-like, translating to MSLAPLLIKDIPVPLLNYLFDQHFGRGMLCDELLNPSFIATLRGGYYRPWRNQSSLQSGVSKVQNDNDGFKVNLDVQHFKPDELTMKMVDDFVVVEGKHEEQEDEHGFISRQFQRRYKLPSDVEPDTVTAQLSSDGVLTISAPKKTLPSSGKERVVLITYTESPTPKEADAKGDANSNKIEQ from the coding sequence ATGTCTCTAGCTCCATTACTGATCAAGGATATACCGGTACCATTGCTTAATTATCTGTTCGATCAACACTTCGGCAGAGGCATGCTGTGTGATGaacttctgaacccttcatttattgcTACACTCCGTGGTGGGTATTACAGACCATGGAGAAATCAGTCTTCACTTCAGAGTGGTGTTTCAAAAGTTCAGAATGATAACGATGGTTTCAAGGTGAACTTGGATGTGCAGCATTTCAAACCAGACGAGCTCACTATGAAGATGGTGGATGACTTCGTGGTTGTAGAGGGCAAGCATGAGGAACAAGAGGATGAGCATGGTTTCATCTCACGACAGTTCCAGCGCCGGTATAAGCTCCCCAGTGATGTTGAGCCTGACACTGTAACAGCACAGTTATCTTCAGATGGTGTTCTCACGATTTCTGCACCAAAGAAAACTTTGCCTTCTAGTGGCAAAGAGAGGGTTGTTCTCATTACCTACACAGAGTCCCCAACACCGAAGGAAGCTGATGCAAAGGGGGACGCTAATTCCAATAAAATAGAGCAATAA